In Bryobacteraceae bacterium, the following proteins share a genomic window:
- a CDS encoding aldose epimerase family protein — translation MHIHRTTVAAFALVLASCSSSPPPETKEAKKAGDSDEEAVVAKGIKKRRYGRAPNGYQIDLYTLSNERGFEAAIMNYGGIVVSLKAGDKGGKYEDVVLGFDGLDGYLKEHPYFGALIGRYGNRIAKASFALNGVQYRLATNDGENHLHGGLRGFDKQVWSAEPITTGEPALELRYLSRDGEEGYPGNLNVRVVYTVTADDTLRIEYFANTDRPTVLNLTNHSYFNLLGQGNGDVLGHDIEIRADRFTPVNAGLIPTGELKPVAGTPFDFTHSTAIGARINDGDEQLRFGRGYDHNFVLNRSDAGLSLAARVHEPKSGRVMEVHTTEPGIQFYTGNFLDGSITGKGDRPYAQRYAFCLETQHFPDSPNRPEFPSVVLDPGKDFRTSTEYRFSAR, via the coding sequence ATGCACATCCATCGCACGACCGTGGCCGCGTTCGCCCTAGTGCTGGCTTCCTGTTCGAGCAGCCCGCCTCCGGAAACGAAAGAGGCCAAAAAAGCGGGCGATTCGGACGAGGAGGCCGTTGTGGCGAAGGGGATCAAGAAGCGGCGCTACGGCCGTGCGCCGAACGGCTACCAGATCGACCTCTACACGCTGTCGAACGAACGGGGGTTCGAGGCGGCGATCATGAACTACGGCGGCATCGTGGTGTCGCTGAAGGCGGGGGACAAGGGCGGCAAGTACGAAGACGTGGTGCTCGGTTTCGACGGGCTCGACGGGTATTTGAAAGAGCATCCCTATTTCGGCGCGTTGATCGGAAGGTATGGAAACCGGATCGCCAAGGCGAGCTTCGCGCTGAACGGGGTGCAATACAGGCTGGCGACCAACGACGGCGAGAATCATCTGCATGGCGGCCTGCGCGGATTCGATAAGCAGGTGTGGTCGGCGGAGCCGATCACGACGGGCGAGCCGGCGCTCGAATTGCGCTACCTGAGCCGCGACGGCGAGGAGGGCTATCCGGGAAATCTGAACGTGCGCGTGGTCTACACGGTGACGGCCGACGATACTCTGCGGATCGAGTACTTCGCGAACACGGATCGGCCGACGGTGCTCAATCTCACCAACCACAGCTACTTCAACCTGCTGGGGCAGGGCAACGGCGATGTTCTCGGACACGACATCGAGATCCGGGCGGATCGGTTCACGCCGGTGAACGCCGGGCTGATCCCGACGGGCGAACTGAAGCCGGTGGCCGGCACGCCGTTCGATTTCACGCACTCCACCGCGATCGGGGCGCGGATCAACGACGGCGACGAGCAATTGCGCTTCGGCCGTGGATACGATCACAATTTCGTGCTGAACCGTAGTGACGCGGGGCTGAGTCTGGCGGCGCGGGTGCACGAGCCGAAGTCCGGGCGGGTGATGGAAGTGCATACCACCGAGCCGGGAATCCAGTTCTATACGGGGAATTTCCTGGATGGATCGATCACTGGCAAGGGCGACCGGCCTTACGCGCAAAGATACGCGTTCTGCCTGGAGACGCAGCATTTTCCCGATTCGCCGAACCGGCCGGAATTCCCCTCCGTAGTGCTCGATCCGGGAAAAGACTTCCGGACTTCAACCGAATATCGTTTTTCCGCCCGGTGA